In Candidatus Nezhaarchaeales archaeon, a single genomic region encodes these proteins:
- a CDS encoding ATP-binding protein encodes METVKGLEELAAKYAKEAIELDQRGVKGFAISKYQRAVEILLKLSQLYPDFSGRRVYLQRATEYQERVKYLQSRAASSSVQEGGVGVEADRFVVKEKPSVKWEDVADLQEAKKAIMESLVYPVKRPELFPLGWPKGILFYGPPGCGKTLLAAAVCSEIDAEFLSVDAASIMSKWLGEAEKNVAALFNAARQSANNGCPAIIFIDEVDSLIGIRREEMGSEVRVRNQFLKEMDGVLNKGKNEFVYVIGATNKPWSLDEAFLRRFQRRIYIPPPSYEARLEMLKLYLRNLDLADDVSLEGLAIATDGYSGSDIASLCQEVQIKVVSELFEKNVEDAKPRKITMKDFEEILGKRNPSISRDMIAAYESWNRRFGAL; translated from the coding sequence TTGGAGACGGTTAAAGGGCTGGAGGAGTTAGCCGCTAAATACGCGAAGGAAGCTATAGAGCTGGATCAACGCGGCGTTAAGGGCTTTGCCATTTCCAAGTATCAAAGGGCCGTTGAAATCCTCCTTAAGCTTTCACAACTATACCCCGACTTCTCAGGTAGGAGAGTATACCTGCAAAGAGCTACTGAGTACCAGGAGAGGGTTAAATACCTTCAGAGCCGGGCAGCTAGTAGCAGTGTTCAGGAGGGTGGAGTAGGCGTTGAAGCCGATAGGTTCGTGGTTAAGGAGAAGCCCAGCGTTAAATGGGAGGACGTAGCGGACCTTCAAGAGGCTAAAAAAGCCATAATGGAGAGCCTCGTATACCCTGTTAAGAGGCCTGAGTTATTCCCGCTCGGATGGCCTAAAGGAATCCTATTCTACGGACCCCCTGGATGCGGTAAAACATTGCTAGCGGCGGCTGTATGCTCCGAGATAGATGCGGAGTTTTTGAGTGTTGACGCCGCTTCGATAATGTCGAAGTGGCTTGGAGAGGCTGAAAAAAACGTAGCGGCCCTATTTAATGCGGCTAGGCAGAGCGCTAATAATGGATGTCCGGCGATAATATTCATCGACGAGGTTGATTCGCTTATAGGTATTAGAAGAGAGGAGATGGGTAGTGAGGTTAGGGTTAGAAACCAGTTTCTAAAAGAGATGGACGGCGTTTTAAATAAGGGTAAGAACGAGTTCGTATACGTGATAGGGGCGACTAATAAGCCTTGGAGCTTGGATGAAGCCTTCCTTAGGAGGTTCCAGAGAAGGATCTATATCCCTCCGCCGAGCTACGAGGCACGGTTAGAGATGTTAAAGCTCTACCTAAGAAACCTTGATCTAGCGGACGACGTATCGCTGGAGGGGTTAGCGATAGCTACGGATGGTTATAGTGGTAGCGATATAGCTAGCCTATGCCAAGAAGTACAGATAAAAGTGGTTAGCGAGCTCTTCGAGAAGAACGTTGAGGATGCTAAACCCCGCAAAATAACCATGAAGGACTTCGAGGAAATACTAGGTAAAAGGAATCCGAGCATATCGCGGGATATGATAGCCGCATACGAATCTTGGAACCGTAGGTTTGGAGCCTTATAA
- a CDS encoding Snf7 family protein gives MLARISEKLRIHSKPMKEKIELTLYRLNTQLNKLKQVSAKMQQRDKELFDKCVAAYLSKDVDRASIYANECAEVRRMAKAVLTAELALEQAALRLQTVEELGDVMIQLKPIMSIIHGVGKQLATIAPEVAHELNGINKELSATLVEVNAPTQLVNLEVIDPEAQRVLSEASTIAEQKVQENFPEIPVNLKQEAKAPEPVAVPVALGGEDLKVKVEKDLEDKVYNYIKMVGGTINLARCSKELGLPLGTVKELIMKLKDEGRIAID, from the coding sequence ATGTTGGCTAGGATTAGCGAGAAACTCCGTATACATAGTAAGCCTATGAAGGAGAAGATAGAGCTTACCCTCTATAGGCTTAATACGCAGCTTAATAAGCTAAAACAGGTTTCCGCTAAAATGCAGCAGCGCGATAAGGAGTTGTTTGATAAGTGTGTAGCGGCTTACCTATCTAAGGACGTGGATAGAGCCTCCATATACGCGAACGAATGCGCCGAAGTAAGGAGGATGGCTAAAGCCGTACTAACCGCTGAGCTAGCCTTAGAGCAAGCGGCTTTAAGGCTTCAAACGGTTGAGGAGCTCGGCGACGTAATGATCCAGCTTAAACCCATAATGAGCATCATACACGGCGTAGGCAAGCAGCTCGCCACGATCGCCCCCGAAGTAGCTCATGAGCTTAACGGCATAAATAAGGAGTTAAGCGCAACCCTAGTAGAAGTTAATGCGCCTACGCAACTAGTAAACTTGGAGGTAATAGACCCGGAAGCTCAAAGGGTTTTAAGCGAAGCATCAACCATAGCCGAGCAAAAAGTACAGGAGAACTTCCCTGAAATCCCGGTGAACCTTAAACAGGAGGCTAAAGCCCCGGAGCCCGTAGCAGTACCCGTAGCCCTTGGAGGGGAGGACTTAAAGGTTAAGGTTGAGAAAGATCTGGAAGATAAGGTTTACAACTACATTAAGATGGTTGGAGGTACTATTAACCTAGCTCGATGCTCGAAGGAGTTGGGGCTACCGCTAGGAACAGTGAAGGAGCTAATAATGAAGCTAAAGGATGAGGGAAGAATAGCCATCGACTAA
- a CDS encoding CdvA-like protein, producing the protein MEPSPIEVMEAYIGKPLKDIYGRHMGWVVGFMADSKNRVKAVEVELGNGEFVTIPCSQVAIGDNAVVNIPSWRVEVEEFHREAEAVQQRLIALDELLEAGEITKDIYDELRKSHESVMSELENKKKDVVEGLKKKALELDYRLKDLERILAATKMLHRANQISEATYKVSVEHLIQGLSRVKAEKKDLEAHLNELLSLKKPEPRPPLVIEEKTPSVLSEEVGREAQHVSPPQVAPVGQASTQQVASQQQVAPVEKREVLHVKIVDEEAERGGGATHVG; encoded by the coding sequence ATGGAGCCTAGCCCCATCGAGGTTATGGAGGCCTACATAGGTAAACCCTTGAAGGACATATATGGAAGGCATATGGGTTGGGTGGTCGGGTTCATGGCGGATAGTAAGAACAGGGTTAAAGCCGTAGAGGTTGAACTTGGAAACGGGGAGTTTGTAACCATACCGTGTAGCCAGGTGGCTATCGGGGATAATGCCGTGGTTAATATACCTAGCTGGAGGGTTGAGGTTGAAGAATTCCATAGGGAGGCTGAGGCTGTTCAGCAGAGGCTTATAGCGCTCGATGAACTACTTGAAGCCGGTGAAATAACTAAGGATATTTACGATGAACTACGTAAAAGCCATGAATCCGTAATGAGTGAGCTTGAGAATAAGAAGAAGGACGTTGTTGAAGGCTTAAAGAAGAAGGCTTTAGAGCTTGACTACAGGTTAAAGGACTTAGAGCGTATTTTAGCCGCTACGAAAATGCTTCATAGGGCTAACCAAATAAGTGAAGCCACCTATAAAGTTTCGGTTGAACACCTTATCCAAGGCTTAAGCCGCGTAAAAGCGGAGAAGAAGGATTTAGAGGCGCATCTTAACGAGCTACTAAGCCTTAAAAAACCCGAACCCCGCCCGCCGCTAGTAATAGAAGAGAAAACGCCTTCAGTACTTAGCGAAGAGGTAGGTAGGGAGGCTCAACATGTAAGCCCGCCTCAAGTAGCCCCAGTAGGGCAGGCTTCAACGCAGCAGGTAGCTTCACAGCAACAGGTAGCTCCGGTAGAGAAGCGGGAGGTTTTACACGTTAAAATAGTTGATGAGGAGGCTGAACGCGGCGGAGGTGCAACGCATGTTGGCTAG
- a CDS encoding Snf7 family protein yields the protein MNSVHKMIKKWEGGEGFLPHISLRRQAPLKERINAILYRLQFQSERLKQTANRLQARDKELFDKCVAAYLSKDVDRASIYANECAEVRRMAKVLLRSQLALEQVVLRLQTVEDLGEAALQMALVARVVRDVKSSIAGVMPEVAFNLSQIDESLNSLMVETGEATGISVTSITPSEEAQKILSEASLLAEQQMKEKFPELPTVTPAGGMKVKGS from the coding sequence GTGAATAGCGTACATAAGATGATTAAGAAGTGGGAGGGTGGGGAGGGTTTCCTCCCCCATATTTCGTTACGTAGGCAAGCTCCGTTAAAGGAGAGGATTAACGCTATACTTTATAGGTTACAGTTTCAAAGCGAAAGGCTTAAGCAGACCGCCAATAGGCTTCAAGCGCGCGATAAGGAGTTGTTTGATAAGTGTGTAGCGGCTTACCTATCTAAGGACGTGGATAGAGCCTCCATATACGCGAACGAATGCGCCGAAGTAAGGAGGATGGCTAAGGTACTACTTAGAAGCCAGCTAGCCCTTGAACAGGTGGTTTTAAGGCTTCAAACAGTGGAAGACCTAGGTGAAGCGGCGCTTCAAATGGCGTTAGTAGCTAGGGTTGTACGGGACGTTAAAAGTAGTATAGCTGGAGTAATGCCTGAAGTAGCGTTTAACCTAAGCCAGATCGATGAGAGCTTAAACAGCCTAATGGTGGAAACGGGTGAAGCCACAGGGATAAGCGTAACCTCCATCACCCCGAGCGAGGAGGCACAGAAGATCCTAAGCGAAGCGAGCCTATTAGCGGAGCAACAGATGAAGGAGAAGTTCCCCGAGCTACCAACCGTGACCCCGGCCGGGGGAATGAAGGTTAAGGGGTCTTAA
- a CDS encoding ABC transporter ATP-binding protein: protein MERVTVETVDLWKIYVVGRIEYPALKGVNLKVGQGRFVAIVGPSGSGKTTLLNLIGALDKPTKGEVFIDGEPISKLNGNQLAELRNRKIGFVFQAFNLIPYLSALQNVELPMIAAGVPPKRRRDKALKLLELVGLKDKALKKPLELSAGEQQRVAMARALSNSPTIILADEPTGNLDSKTGFAIVKALKELCTSSGVTTIMVTHNMEATKLCDAVIHLKDGVIEREVVQR, encoded by the coding sequence ATGGAGCGAGTAACCGTTGAAACCGTGGATTTATGGAAAATCTACGTAGTAGGTCGAATAGAATACCCAGCCCTTAAAGGCGTTAACCTAAAGGTTGGACAAGGGCGCTTCGTAGCGATCGTAGGCCCATCCGGTAGCGGTAAAACCACGCTACTCAACCTTATAGGTGCTTTAGATAAGCCTACGAAGGGCGAAGTCTTCATTGATGGCGAACCGATATCGAAGCTTAACGGTAACCAGCTAGCCGAGCTTAGGAATAGGAAGATAGGCTTCGTCTTCCAAGCCTTTAACCTAATACCATACCTATCGGCGCTCCAAAACGTTGAATTACCAATGATAGCCGCTGGGGTACCGCCTAAAAGGCGGAGGGATAAAGCGTTAAAGCTACTGGAGCTCGTAGGGTTGAAGGATAAGGCCTTAAAGAAACCATTAGAGTTAAGCGCTGGCGAACAGCAAAGGGTAGCAATGGCGCGCGCCCTATCAAATAGTCCTACCATCATCCTAGCCGATGAACCCACGGGTAACCTAGACTCAAAAACCGGGTTCGCGATCGTTAAGGCGCTTAAGGAGCTATGTACGTCTAGTGGAGTAACCACGATCATGGTTACCCACAACATGGAGGCGACGAAGCTCTGCGACGCCGTTATCCACCTAAAGGATGGAGTAATAGAACGGGAGGTCGTCCAACGGTGA
- a CDS encoding FtsX-like permease family protein: MRFSDVLRMSSPSLKERKLRVALTALGIVIGVASIIALMSQAEGIRIGVISSIEKLSPTTIILSPRGPQLRLSQADVAKVSSIPNVEAVVPVVMQRVRIYESGTPVDVTLLGIHPAQLNLLLGEVKMVEGTIYSASGYTQAVIGYNVAYPSSGGTEVKVGQPLIVEWITSRQQTRLTLQVTGILRRYGASPVVSIDDAVLTPLEGSMKLFNKNYYDLLLVKAVDVDSVDSVTEMLEAMYGGSARIIAIKQVSETVGNVINQFGVFIGSIAAISLTVAGLGIVNIMTVSVLERTKEIGVLKAVGFKDRHILLLILSEALIIGCLGGVVGVASGVGVSYITPYLLGTIFTPSVSAQRLRTAALTPGSMQLSYTPMVSPSLITLSFAIALTISLAAGIYPAWRAAKMDPIKALKHE, encoded by the coding sequence TTGAGGTTTTCAGACGTACTTCGTATGAGCTCCCCATCGCTTAAGGAGCGAAAACTAAGAGTAGCACTTACAGCGCTAGGCATAGTTATAGGGGTAGCATCCATCATAGCCCTCATGTCCCAAGCCGAAGGGATAAGGATCGGCGTCATATCAAGCATTGAGAAGCTAAGCCCAACAACGATAATCCTAAGCCCCCGAGGCCCCCAGTTAAGGCTAAGCCAAGCAGACGTCGCTAAGGTTAGTAGTATACCGAACGTCGAAGCGGTCGTACCCGTAGTCATGCAGAGGGTTAGAATATACGAGTCCGGAACGCCCGTAGACGTTACGCTACTAGGTATTCATCCAGCCCAGTTAAACCTCTTACTCGGCGAAGTAAAAATGGTGGAAGGCACGATATATTCAGCCTCAGGCTATACGCAGGCCGTTATAGGCTATAACGTAGCCTACCCTTCAAGTGGAGGAACAGAGGTTAAAGTAGGCCAGCCCCTCATAGTTGAATGGATTACATCGAGACAGCAAACTAGGTTAACACTACAAGTAACCGGCATACTAAGAAGGTACGGCGCGTCACCCGTAGTTTCAATAGATGACGCCGTCCTCACCCCTCTAGAAGGATCCATGAAGCTATTCAATAAAAACTACTACGACCTGCTACTAGTTAAAGCGGTAGACGTAGACTCCGTAGACTCGGTTACTGAGATGTTGGAGGCCATGTACGGTGGTAGCGCGCGAATAATAGCCATAAAGCAGGTAAGTGAAACAGTAGGAAACGTAATTAATCAGTTCGGGGTCTTCATAGGGAGCATAGCTGCCATCTCGTTAACCGTAGCGGGGCTTGGAATAGTAAACATAATGACGGTGTCAGTCCTCGAAAGAACCAAGGAGATAGGAGTCCTTAAAGCGGTAGGCTTTAAGGATAGACACATCTTACTCTTAATACTCTCCGAAGCCTTAATCATAGGCTGCTTGGGAGGCGTAGTCGGCGTAGCTTCGGGCGTAGGCGTATCCTACATTACGCCCTACCTACTAGGAACCATATTCACGCCGTCAGTAAGCGCGCAAAGACTCCGAACGGCAGCTTTAACCCCTGGATCTATGCAACTCTCATACACGCCGATGGTAAGCCCCAGCCTCATCACGTTATCCTTCGCGATAGCCTTAACCATAAGCTTAGCCGCCGGCATATATCCAGCGTGGCGTGCCGCTAAAATGGACCCGATTAAAGCGCTTAAACACGAATGA
- a CDS encoding DUF3782 domain-containing protein, with amino-acid sequence METLSKEEKLKLLKTLEEDLEFRYAIAGLIGISEVLRRLDGLEESQNRLWESQKKLWENQNKLWESQKKLWENQNKLWENQNKLWENQNKLLEEIKNLREGQDRLWREVLSLKVAVGSLGRRWGLDLEKTVLEIYRYALEERGIEPGRVEKFTYVDVDGRYYRKGARLELDVYVHDEKIYFIEVKSHGEVEDVEWFKEKSGIVKKIIGKEPEKLIFIAVNMDKEAMERAKQLEIDPIYGAIIE; translated from the coding sequence ATGGAAACTCTTTCGAAAGAAGAGAAGTTAAAACTGCTAAAGACTTTAGAAGAAGATCTGGAATTTAGATACGCAATAGCAGGTTTAATCGGGATCTCCGAAGTATTGAGGAGACTAGATGGACTTGAAGAAAGCCAAAACAGATTATGGGAAAGCCAAAAGAAACTATGGGAAAACCAAAATAAGCTATGGGAAAGCCAAAAGAAACTATGGGAAAACCAAAATAAGCTATGGGAAAACCAAAATAAGCTATGGGAAAACCAAAATAAGCTATTAGAGGAAATCAAAAATTTAAGGGAAGGGCAAGATAGGTTGTGGAGAGAGGTTTTATCACTGAAGGTGGCCGTTGGATCCCTAGGGAGGAGGTGGGGTTTAGATTTAGAGAAGACCGTCTTAGAGATATATAGATATGCCCTTGAGGAAAGAGGTATTGAACCTGGGAGGGTTGAGAAGTTTACGTACGTGGACGTAGACGGCAGGTACTACAGGAAGGGGGCGAGATTAGAATTAGACGTATACGTCCACGACGAGAAAATCTACTTCATAGAGGTAAAATCTCACGGCGAAGTCGAAGACGTAGAATGGTTTAAGGAGAAATCAGGCATCGTAAAGAAGATAATTGGAAAGGAACCAGAGAAGCTAATATTCATAGCGGTAAACATGGATAAAGAAGCCATGGAGAGAGCCAAACAATTAGAGATAGACCCAATTTATGGAGCTATAATCGAATAA
- a CDS encoding DUF488 domain-containing protein, which yields MARVWTIGYGSRSKEQLLNMLKASRIEVVVDVRRWPTSKLKDFKRESMEEWLKEAGINYVWMGETLGGYRKGGYGNYMKTEAFKQGLKTLLKLISEKRVCLLCLEVSPRGCHRRFISRALQREGVEVSHILR from the coding sequence ATGGCTCGGGTTTGGACCATAGGGTATGGTTCACGGTCTAAGGAGCAGCTCCTTAATATGCTTAAGGCGAGTAGGATTGAAGTAGTGGTTGACGTTAGGAGGTGGCCAACGTCAAAGCTTAAAGACTTTAAACGTGAAAGCATGGAGGAATGGCTTAAGGAAGCCGGTATTAACTACGTATGGATGGGTGAAACGCTTGGTGGTTACCGTAAGGGTGGCTACGGTAACTACATGAAAACCGAAGCCTTTAAGCAGGGCTTAAAAACGCTCCTTAAGCTAATTTCGGAAAAAAGGGTATGTCTTCTATGTTTAGAGGTAAGCCCTAGGGGTTGCCATCGGCGCTTCATCAGTAGAGCCCTTCAACGTGAAGGCGTCGAAGTTTCACACATATTAAGGTAG